TAATAACTGCTAACAatactcaccaatgtcctgttgaGGTGCAAGAATTCcttagattgagttgggatatctggtcgacatggacgggttggaccaaagggtctgtttccatgctgtacatctcgatgactctaaatgTCAATATCCCTTTTGCTTTCATAAAACTTGCATGCTAACATTTTGGGACTTATTTACAAAGATACACAATCCCCCCATTCTGCAGTATTGTTCTAGTATAATATTATTTTATTTTTCTATTCTCCCTGCCAGAGTGCACAAGCTCACAGTTTCCCATGTTATATTCAGTCTGTCAATCTTTTTATCCAGTTACTTAACCTATCTACATCGCTCTGCAAAGTCTTTATATCTCCTTACAACTTGCTTTCATTCTTAAGTCATCTGCAGGGTTGGCTACAATACAATCATTTACTTCATCTAAGTTAGTGTAAGTCATTAACAGTTTATTTGCATTGAATTTCTTCCGCTGTTTGCCTACCCTGCAAGCAGCCTGTCAATTTGTCCTTTAGAAGTCCTGTGGTAACTTCCACACATTTTGTATAATTcacattttgaaattgtgccccATCCACCAAGCTTTAGACCAATAATATACATCAGGAAGAACTAGGGTCACAACTCCTTCTTTCAGAGTCAATAATTTCAGTTTTCTGATGCCTTTTCTAAATGAACATCTCAAAATTGTAAAATGATGTTTCCTCAGTTTGATTCTCACTCTGGAAGAAATGCTTCTCTGCCCTATCATCGTCCCCATATAGGTATTCCTACTTTATAACTATAGATATGGACTCTCGTGTTTGCACAGAAGTTCCAGGAGCTAAAAGAGATACTGATGAGCTGTTAAGAAGCCTGGGGGTCCCAACAACTTTGACAAAGACAATCAAAACAATGAACCAAATTCTTGTGTCTGTTTTATATacaaccctcaggttaaactgccAGCAGTCATCGCCTATAGAGCAACCTCTGGTACTACGGCTATTTTACTTTattgaattagtggtgctggaagagcaccacagttcaggcagcatccaacgagcagcgaaattgacgtttcggccaaaagcccttcatcaggcatttgCGGTCGTAAAGCTGACGTAAACGGGCGCCTGAAACTGTAATTCTGCGCAATGGCCAGCAGGTGGCAAAATATCAATGCATTTCATATAATATCTTCACGTGTTTTCAGAAAGTTATTTCAATAGAATTGAAAATTAGCAGTTTACTATACCCGTGCTTGGGTACGGGGCAATCTAGGTATGACCTCAGATTGCAAGTACAAAATCTACTCGATAAAGTTATCCTGTTTTGCAGCTTTTAGTCAACAAAATATATTATGGAGCGAGAAAGAGAATTAACATTTTAAATCATGGAAACAAACCTTGCAGTTAAcatgtccatgttgaccagaacTCCTAAATTAttctagttccatttgctagaAACTGGCCcaaatccttctaaacccttcctattcatgtacccatgcttttaaatgttgtaattgtaccagcctccaccacttcctctggcgggtTCATTCTATATATCCAGAACACTCTggatgaaaaagttgccacttaggtcgcttttatatctttcccctctcaccataaatctatgccctcttgttttggacttacctagcctgggaaaaaaaaaacaatccatgcccctcatgtatttataaacttctataaggtcacccctcagcctcccatgctccaaggaaaatccccagcttattcaacctttccccatagctcaaaccctccaaccctggcaacattcttgtcttCTGAAGAGTCATACCAGAGTCAAAACGTTAACTAGATGTTgccacctgctgagtttctccagcactctgcttTTCTTTCAGGCTcccagcatccacaatattttgtcTTTGCAGAAACATATTATGAATTGGACACAATGACTTGGGATGTAAGGTGATTGGCACTTGTTGAGTGCTGCAGACAATGCATGTAAAAGAAATCAAGTGCATGTATTTTGTAGGCATTTTAATGGATATTTGCAGAATATGCAGAATTCGACACTTTATCCCAATGTAACATGGATCAGCAGAATATCCAGAGAAACTATATACACAAACATGATTATCCATTTGTGCCATTTCTAGGAGAATTCCACCAATCACTTGCTGAAGTTACAGCAGGAAATCAGGAGACACCAAAGGAAATTGTGGATTTAAGTTCTCGAAACACTGTCCAGAAGGGGAATATGATGAAAGTAGGAAGGTGTCAGAGTGGAGCATCTTCCATCCCAACAATGCAATGTGGTTTAATTGGCTCCTCAGTTTCTGCAATGCAAACATTTTCTGGGAGATCACAAGAAAGGAAACACTGTAATAGATTAATTTAGTCAAATAATCCATACGTGTGAATTAAAGGTAAGGACTAAGATAAATCAGTATTCATATCTCAGAGATGGCCTGAACCAATCCAGAAGTAAATCACCCATGCTGATGAAATCATGTATGGTATGTGATATCATTAAATATTAAGAATTTTATTCAATAAAGGAATGGGTGACCATATGCTATTCTCACACTCAATGTGTTAGCACAGACCATCTGCTTTTGCCATAAGATGTTTGAGAGATGAGTGGTCCTCACTGAGCCAAAGTCATATTATAGTGCTCCTCTCTGAATCTTGAGCTCAATTTTAACTCTGGATAAACAGATTGTTGGGCAATAGTTAAATCAAACAAGGTGGGGTTCAGAATGTATGGGTTCAATCTCTGGTCCAGCTGAGGCAGACTTAGGGCAGGCCTCTGCAACCTGCTTCATAGCAAAAATTACAGCATAAGGCAAGATTCAAAGACCCTGGAATAATCAAAGATGCTAGAAAAAGAAGCAAAAGGGTTTCAAATGAATTGAAATTTTACACATCATTGGAAACAGAGTATTCTGCTGGCCTTTTCAGAAGGTGAGGTTAGGAGGGAACAAATACAGAATGTCATCTACCTTTGCCAATGAATTAAATGTTGGAAGGTGCTCCCTGAgctttagaaaatcatgaggggcatggatagaataagtagacaaggtattttccctgaggtggggtgtccagactagagggcatatgtttagggtgagaggagaaagatagaaaagggacctaaggggcaatcttttcacacagcgggtggtccatgtatggaatgagctgccagaggaagtggtagaggctggtacaattgcagcatttaaaaggcatctggatggatatatgaatagaaagagtttagagggaaatgggccaaatactggcaaatgggactagattaggttaggatatctggttgacatggacaagttggactgtagggtctgtttctgtgctgtgcatatctatgactctattgggTTGCAATTAGAATTGTGGTGTAGTGAGGGTCCTAATATCCAATAAATGTTTTCCACCTTCCATTATTTACTGTTTGTTTCTGGGGGTACCTCATTCCCAATCCCCTTCTGAAGTTACGATAAGCTATCACAAGACCTGAAACTTTGAATACCTTCTTCCCATGGCTATAACTCGGAAGAAATCTGCATAATGTTCATTAACACTATTTTGCCATAGTACAATTGACAATTTGGGGACACTGTTCCAAAAGTCCAgacttttaaaacgtgtgttggctataatgcgattACATCGCtaacactttaagtgctgtttctaaagcacaagttttctataacatggggttgcacaagaatgtgttatagaagaactattGGTAAAAATGTACCCTCTTTCTGCATTTCTTAGGATTAAGCGCAATTTCTTGATGCCCTAAATGTTTTTACTTTTACACTTAAACAGCGACTCAGTAAATTCTCAACCACTAACCTTTTTCCACTTGGATGAACTTGTTCTAAAGCTTTCATTTCCCTTTAACTCAATTTACTTACGATAAAAAAAAGGTTGTTGCTATAGGAACTCACATTGGTCTGAACTATTCGAGTTTTAGTCCTTTCAACACTGGCTGACTTCCTACATCGAGGTTTTCCTCTAGTTTTCAATGTTGCCTAGCAACCCTCACTTTCCCAGGCTAACTTCTAATTTATTGCATTGCTCCTTTCTGAATTGTCAATACCTGCAAACGTCTGTTCTGCCTTGCCTTCTGTAGGTAGATTTACGACGGCCTCAAAGAGCTTTGTTTCTCCTGGCAGTTTTTAACCATCTTCTCAGACCACTTTATGATTCTGTCTGGGACTTTGTGCTAACAAGCCTCGATTATAGATTTTCAGGCAAATGTATCAAGTCACCACAGAAATCAAACAATGTCACACTCCAAGTGGAAACACAGTTCACAACGTGAATATTCTAGACCTCAACTCCTCCCAAGGGTGTATACCTAGCAGGTATGTCAGAGGTGTGGAAAAGGCTGATCAGAATGGAAACATAACTGGAACCAGATGACCATTTTGCAACAGAGTTTGACAATGAAGAGAACTACTGTTTGACAAAACATGAACACTCAAAATTTTGTCTAATTAGTCCACAGCATCTCCAAGCTACTGAATGCTTCCAGAAATTTTTGCTTTCATTTGGAGCCAAGACAACTCTCAGCATTCAGTGTTCTACAATATACTTTACTCATTACATTCTCTCAAAAATCCTCCAATTTTGTTAGTGGGTATTTATTCATGTAACTTAACTGCTTCCACAATAGCCATCTTGTAAATTCCTCAGCCTAGTCTCTTGGCCAAAAATGTGAAAATTAGCTGTAAATCCATGCCAAACTTCCTGTCTAAACTGGCAGCATTTGAGCTATATTATCTTCACAGCATGCATTTGAAGGTTGAGATTTAATAGGCATTGGCACCATAAATATACATGAACTTGAGAACCCCATCAAATGAAACATTAAGTAACTGAAAATTTAGCAGACCTGGCCATGGATGAGGTGCCAGATGGCTGCTAACATCCCGTCATTAGTTAAAAAAGGAAGATGTAAACCAGGAAATGACAAGCTAGGCAGTCTGATCTTTGCGGTGGGGAAATTattagaaagagaaagaaaatataTCTTCATGTTGAGCAGAACAGATTAATCAGGGAAAGCCAGCATAGATTTATTAAGGGCAGGTTGTTTGACAAACCTAGTTGAATGTTTTGAACAAGAAACAAAcaatgttgatgagggtaatgcATTTGATGTGGTCTACGTGGACTTTAGCAAGCCTTTTGATCAGGTCCTTCATGCCAGACTGGGCAAGAAAACAAAAGCCCACAGGATCCAAGACAAAGTGAGATGTTGGACCCAAAATTGGCTGAGACTGGATAGTCGAAGGTAGAGGGATGTTTCTCTATCTACAGGTCTGTTTCCAGTTGAGTTCTGCTGTATTTGATGCTTGGACCTTGCTGTTGGTGGAATACATCAATGGTTTGAGCttaaaattggtggtataattAAACTCTTCTCAGATATTAAAATTGGTAGGTTGGTAAATAATGCAGAAGGCCATAAATTTCAGGAGCATATGAACAGACTGGGCAACGCAGTTGCAAGTTCAACCTGGATGAGTGAGAATCAGGAACTCAGGTAATGTGCTCAGGAATAGCTAACAAGACACTATATATGGTCAGATTCTGGAAAGTACTGAAAGTCAGATTTAATGTGCATATTCATAAATCTCAGAAGGTGGTGGAGCAGGTAGATAAGATGGCTAAGGCAACATATCGAATACTTGACTTTATTAGTGGAGGCATAGAACACAAGGCAGGGAAGTTATGTTGGAACTTTATAAAATATTGGTTATACTACAATTTGCAGTTGCAGCATTTAGAGATGATACATTTGCAGAGTtctgggaatgctgcctgggctggagggttGAAGCTATAGGTtagattgttttcattggagcagaTGAGAAGGAACGAGCTCGAGGTAAATAAGATTATGAAGGATATAGATTGggattttattcatttgtgggatgtgggcgttgctggctgACCAGCACTTACTGCCAGTCCTTTGTTGCCTTTGAGGTggtaatggtgagctgccttcttgaactgctgcagtccacctgctgtgggttgacacacaatgccattagggagggaattccaggattttgatccagcaacagtgaaggaacagcgatatttttccaaatcaggatggtgagtggcttggaggggaacatgaagGTTGCAATATTCCCATATATCCGCTGCCCCTGTACTTCTCGATGGAAgcagtcatggatttggaaggtgccgtctgaggatctttggtgaatttctgcagtgcatcttgtaaatagtactcactgctgctactgagtgtcgatgGTGGAATAAGTGGATgcttgccctggatggtgttaagctccTTGGACGTTGTTGggtctgcactcatccagacaattgGGGATTATTTCATCACACTCATGACTTAAACCTTGTTGATAGTGGACAAGCTTTGAGGAAtcaagtgagttactcaccacagtattcctcgcttctgatctgctcttgtagccattgtgtttatgtggtgagtccagttgagttctggtcaataacccccaggatgttgatagtgggggattcagtgatggtaacaccattgaatgccaaggggcagtagTTAGATTCTCTGGTGTtcatgatggtcatagcctggcatttgtgtgtcaCAAATCTTATTTGCaacttgtcaacccaagcctggatattgtctagatcttgttgcatttgaacatgaactgcttcaggatctgaggaatcacaaatagtgctaaacattgtgcaatcattagcaaacatccccactaaTGATGGAGataaggttagattagattcccaacagcgtggaaacaggcccttcatcccttattaatgaagcagctgaagattgggctgaggacactatcATGAGGATCTCCTacatgtcaggtatgactccaaccagtggagagtttccccaAGACcaattaattccagttttgctagggctccttaatgccacactcTGTTGAATGCAGCCTTTATGTCAAGGGCCGAgactctggagttcagctcttttgtctaagTTTGGACCTAGGCTGCAATGATGTCCAAACCTGAGTGGCCCTGTTGGAACTCAAACTAGGCATTACCAAACTGGTTATTTCTGGGTGGATAGAACATTACATAATAAATACCCATTAATAAAATTGGAGGATTTTGAACAAACGTACTACAAGTATATTGTAAAACAGTGAATACTGAGACTTGTCTTGGTTCCAAAAAATCAAAGCAAAAATTATTCTAAGGACTCAACAGCTCAAGGTCATTTTCAGTTGTTTCAAGAGTCAATAACCAGGGAATATTAAATTTAAGGTACAGATACAAGAGGAGAGTCATGGAGAAATTTTTCCATCCAGAGGGTAGTGGGGGTTTGTAACTAACTGCCTGAAAAGTGTGGTCAGTCAGAAGCTTTAGTAACATTTAAGCAGTGTTTACATAGCCActtagaggcatagagatgtacagcacggaaacaaacccttcggtccaacccatccatgccgaccagatatcccaacccaatctagtcccacctgccagcacccggcccatatctctccaaacccttcctattcatatactcacccaaatgtctcttaaatgttgcaattgtaccagccttcaccacttcctcaggcagctcattccatacacgtaccaccctctgtgtgaaaatgttgccccgtagatcttttatatctttcccctctcaccctaaacctatgccctctagttctggacttcccgtccccagggaaaagactttgcctatttaccctatccatgccccttataattgtgtaaacctccaaagaaaattttctgattcagtatgtggatgcacctactagagaaggtgcaaaacttgacttactcttgggaaataaggcagggcaggtgactgacgagtcagtgggggagtactttgggtccagcgacaataattctattagatttaaaataacgatggaaaaggatagaccagatctaaaagttgaagttctaaattggagaaaggccaattttgattgtATTAGGcacaacttttgaaagctgattgggggcagatgttcgcaggtaaaaggacggctagaaaatgggaagccttcagaaatgagataacaagaatccagacaaACGTTTTCCTGTTAggctgaaaggaaaggctggtaggtatcgggaatgatggatgactaaagaaattggaggtttggttaagaaggaagcatatgtaaggtatagacaggatagatcgagtgaatccttagaagagtataaaggaagtaggagtatacttaagagggaaaaaaagggatatgagatagctttgccaaatagaattaaggagaatacaaagagttttacaaatacatttaaggacaaaagggtaactagggagagaatagggcccctcaaagatcagcaaagctgcctttgtgtggagctgcagaaaatgggggaagatactaaatgagtattttgcatcagtatttactgtggaaaaggatatggaagatatagactgtagggaaatagatggtgacatcttgcaaaatgtccagattacagaggatgaagtgctggatgtcttgaaactcaaaggtggataaatccccaggacctgatcaggtgtatcctagaactctgtgggaagaaagaggggtgattgctgggcctcttgctgagatatttgtatcacagATAATCAcggagaggtgccagaagaccggaggttggctaacatgatgccacagtttaagaagggtggtaaggacaagccagggactaTAGTCAGGCTCTGGGCAATTTGTTAGAGGGAACCtggagggacagaatgtacatgtatttggaaaggcaaagactgattagggatagtcaacatggctttgtgtgcaggaagtcatgtctcacaaacttttttaaggaagtaacaaagaggatcgatgagggcagagcagtagatgtgatctatatggacttcagtaaggtgtttgacaaagttccccatgggaggctgattagtaaggttagatctctcagaatacagagagaactaggcatttggatagagaacgggctcaaaggtggaagacagagtggtggtggagggttgtttttcagactggaggcctgtgaccagtggagtgccacaaggatcgatgctaggccctctacttcttgtcatttacataagtgatttggatgtgaggataagaggtacagttagtaagcttgcagatgacaccaaaattggaggtgttgtggacaccaaagagggttacctcaaattacaacagcatctggaccagatgggtcaattggctgagaagtggcagatggagtttaattcagataaatgagaggtgctgcattttgggaaagcaaatcttagcaggacttatacacttaatggtaatgtcctagggagtgttgctgaacaaagagaccttggagtgcaggttcatagctccttgaaagtggagtcacaggtagataggatagtgaagaaggcgttgtaTTTCCAGATTCCAGGGCAATGGGCCAAAGCTGTAAAAAGGGATTACAGTCATCAGATCTTCGttgactggtgcagacttgatgaacCCAAAGGCTTCCTTTTGTATGAGAAAACCTGATGGGACCATAAAACCCAAAATAAGTGAGAGCCCACAAACTCTTTTCTAATAACAATTTCCTTTATTTTGCAAAGATGCATTTCGTAATGAGCAGCTGGGTTTTAATCAAACAAACCAAAGCCCATATCATCATCTGATTCCTCAGACTcttctttcttcacctccttCGCTTCCTCTTTGGCTGCAGCTGGAGCATCCTCAACCACAGGGGCCACAAAGGCTGAGGGATCAGCCAGGTAAGCCTTCACCTGTTAAGGAAGAGGAACAATTTCCTGTTATCGTTCGAATTTTCACAATCATTGCAAAACAATATACCCCAATTTCAACGTCAAGGAAGAAAGTAGCAGAGGTGGAGGTTTTCGGGAGGGATTTTCAGAACTGAAGAAAAGTCAGTCTGAGGAGAAATTGAAAACAATACATTTTTCTGTTTAACAGCAGAAGAAAAATCATTCTCAAGAATGTAGAATTAGAAACAATTGGGATGCAAATTTTTTTTCAAGTCAAGTTACAATTGTTTTAAGCCttaaataaaaacacaaaaaaCTTGATGTATTTTGCTGCTCAGGACATCTACAGTATCTACACCAGAGTTACCCAAGAACAGAGTGCATGCTTCACAAACATATAAACCTATGACTTTGGAGCTGAAGTAGGCGATTCAACTGCATGCCTGTTCAATTCctatttcaaattccacattctcatctGCTCCTGATAATCTTCAGCTTCCATGCCTAAACAAAATGTACCTATCTCCATCTAAGAGACATTCAATAATCTCCACCTCCATTGGAACTGTTTACCTCAGAAGGCAAAGTTACACAAACCTCAGAGAAACACATTCTTCAGCTTTGTCCTCAAAGGGCCATCCTAATTTTAAAATAGGGCCACTAGGTCTGAACTGcagccacccccaccccccaaaaggAAACTTTTTTTGTTGATGCCCACCTTGACAAGACTGTTCAAGTTATTATATTCTTCAACCAAGTCACCCTGTGCTCTTTTAAACTGACTTGTCCAATTTTTCTTGAAACTGAACCCACTTATTCCGGGTGTAaaatctagtaaacctcctctgacctCCCTCCAACGCAGTTACAACCTTCCTTAAGTAAGTGACAATAAACTGCATACTGTATCTGAGATGTGGTCATTCTAGAGCCCTGTATAACCAAAGCACAACATCCCTGCTTTCAGGTTCCATTCTGGTTATAATAAAAGCTACCATTCCATTAGTCCCCTGGACTAATTCCTAACTTTTTACACTCCTGTagatcttcctgctccttggaattctgcagtcattctcTGTTGAAGTAATAATCCACCATTTTTTTTCCTCCTTCTTGCCACAGTGAACAACTTAGTCTGTTATAATTCTCATTTATTTCCCAATCATTCAATCGGTCTCATTCCATGCCCACAAGTATTTTCTACATACCGCTGTGTCATTAATAAATTTAGCTACTGTGCCTTTGGCATCCCTCATCCATATCACTAATATGAACAGAGGCTCAAGCAGAGACCCTTGAAGGACTAACTTCACTATGCCAGAAAGAGATGTATTTATGCACCCTCTTGTTTTCTGCCTGGCAGTCACTCTTATTTCTATGCTAATGTTATGTCAAGTATATACACTGGCAGGTTTtacttttgaacaaaatacaagaTAGCAAAGCATTAAATAAGAACAGAAATATAGAGCAAGTCCTTAATACACAATTATATTAGCCCCCACACAGTAAGGTGCTACATTGTGCAATGatcttttatgtggcaccttgaatttcaaaaggcatttgacaaggacAGTAAGTGAATGGGTTACCCCTTATTCACAGCACCTTCTCTTTCAAATAACTCCAACAAAGTGACGAAGCACgacttccctttcacaaaactatgctTTTACTAATTACCTTGACTTTTTCAAAGTCTCCGGCTATAACTACCTTAACTATCCAACTTCAGTTAACGTTCCCCACAACAAATTTCAAGCTAAATAATTTTTAGTTTCTGGTTTTCTGCCAAGTTCCATTCTTGAACAGGTATGGGGTTACACTAACTAGTTTGATGGAACCTATCTATAATGGAACAAATTTTGGAAATTAACATAAATTTACTACCCCACTAACCACCTGTTCAAGACCAGAGGATGGAGCACATCACACCTGGCTATTGCCAACATATAGCTCCTTTCATATCACTTCCATACTGATGATGATTTCATTAATCCTTTTCTCCACTCCACTTTCGTTAATACCACCAGTGGTGGTGAAAGACAGAGCTATATTCAATTGAAATGGACTTCACTCATCAGCGTTCTAGTGAAACAAATAAGAAAGATTGTGGATAAGGTCTTAACcgaagcaaaacaaaaaaaaaatgggaTGGCAGGAGGGTCTAGTATAGGGAAACTTGGATGTTGCAACAGAAGAGTGTAGAAAATAATATGGTTTAGTGATTTGTTTAAAGACGAACAGAGTGGAAGATAGAGGAACATAAGGGTAAGTAGGATGCGTCCAAATAAGTAGtaaaaaacactgaaactttggaATGCACAAAATATCAACAACAACAGATGAATTActgggaaaaaaaagagagatgAATGGTTTATATCAAATggatattacagagacatggttacaaaATGACCAAGATGAAGAAATTAATATTCCAGGGTATGCAAAACTTTAAAAAAggcagaacaaaaaaaaaggagtaCTTGCTCTGATAGTAAAGGATGGAATAAAGACATTCACAGAGATGGATTTTGATTAAGTAGTTCACAAAATAGAATCAAGTGTAGATTGAGATTAGAACGAAAAAGGGTCAGAAAATGCTGGCAGTTGAAGAAATTATGAGCCTTAATGTCAGAAAAAAAATGGAGAAAATcaacttcttaaaaaaaaatccagttaCTGCATGCAAATGTACATACAAGCAGGCAGGAATGCTGACCAAGACAATCCACCTTTTAAACCAGATTCATGATCAAGACAAAATGCATTTTTTATTATATCATCATGGTATCAGCTAGCTGTTttcaaattaacctgttcagagatgtcattacacacttctaaagcagatgggacttgaactcgAACCTTCTGGTCCGGAGATAAGGACATTACACCATTGTACCACAAAATCCCACAGGATATTGCCTAACAACTAACATCATTCACTCAACTTGAAGCACAGACCATTACCTTTTCAGCTAATGGAAAGGAGTAGTCTGTCTCCACAGCAATAGCCAGCACCCTCTTGTAGCCGTTGATGATAGAGTGTGGTATGGAGGCAATGGTTGGATAACCAATCTCTAAGCACACACTGGCCACGTTGCGAACGCCCTGTGTAAACAATTAACAGTATTAAGAAAAACTGTACTGCTGGGACCAGAATTTGAACAAAAGAGATTACAAGGATATACTAGCCCATACTGAAAATCCCAGTCTTATTCATGCATAGTTATGCCTGCCTTGTAACTGAAATCAAAAGAATGTGGCACAAGATTTAACAGCCTGGCTGAAGAGAGGATATTGAGAGTTGACACTTAGCAATGCCAACCTCTAAACCTGCATAATGTGTCAAAACCCTCTTAACCAAGGACTTTGTGATTTATAAAATCCCAAACAAAAATCCTAGCAATTTCGCTCAACATACGTTCAGGAAACATTTATGCAGAGTTTCTTCAGTGATATCCAGGACCTCAGGGTTGTACACACTGCCATTGTCATAAACTTGCATGATCACCAAGCCATAGGAGAAGGGAGAGATGTTCAACATGTTCAGCAGTGTGGCTTCACTGGCTCCCACTTTGTCACCAACCTTGATGAGTTGTACATCACTCTGCAGGAGAAGTCAATAATTTGTCAGGACAACAAAGAACAACGCAAAAAAGAATCAACAGTGAAGGAAAGCGCTAACTAATTCAAGGTTCAAGAAGAAAACAAATACTGTAATTTTACAGCCTTTGATTCAAAGTCACAAACCAGCATCAGTCTAAGAGAAAGGAACTAGAATTTCAGTAGGTTGGAAGAAAAGCTAGTGAAG
The window above is part of the Chiloscyllium punctatum isolate Juve2018m chromosome 17, sChiPun1.3, whole genome shotgun sequence genome. Proteins encoded here:
- the rplp0 gene encoding large ribosomal subunit protein uL10; translation: MPREDRATWKSNYFLKIIQLLDDYPKCFIVGADNVGSKQMQHIRMSLRGKAVVLMGKNTMMRKAIRGHLENNPALEKLLPHIRGNVGFVFTKEDLCEVRDLLLSNKVPAAARAGAIAPCEVTVPGQNTGLGPEKTSFFQALGITTKISRGTIEILSDVQLIKVGDKVGASEATLLNMLNISPFSYGLVIMQVYDNGSVYNPEVLDITEETLHKCFLNGVRNVASVCLEIGYPTIASIPHSIINGYKRVLAIAVETDYSFPLAEKVKAYLADPSAFVAPVVEDAPAAAKEEAKEVKKEESEESDDDMGFGLFD